TTGGCGCATACTTTGTGGAAGGCTTGCTTCTAACTTCACCAATGCGTTCTGTGCTGCATAGGTGAATTCTGAATTACCAAGTTTGACGACGGTATGCAGACCAAGAGCCAACGCTTCCACCTCATCGGCCTCAAAATGCATTGGCGGCAGTGAAGGGTCTTCAGTTAGCGTATAGCCATATCCCGCTTCCCCATCGATTATCGCGCCAGAGGACCGAAGGCTTTGGATGTCGCGGTAAATGCTGCGCTCCGAAATCTCCATTTCCAAAGCCAGCCTTGATGCGGTTACGGGCGAAGGCAATCGCCGCAATACTTGCATCAGGCGAATTAGGCGATCAGAGCGGCTCACAAACAATCTCCAGTTACAGCTTATTTTTACCTGAATGAGTTTGACTATAACCATACTGACAAGAATTGTCAGGAGCTAATCTGTATCTAGGAGCGGCACAGAGCTGACCAACCAAGTTCTAGTAAATTGGCCAGGGAGACCGGCATGTCGCACTTAAAGAATATTTTAGTAATCGGAGGATTCCTCATAATGTCTACTACTTTTCCAACCACTGCTTCAGCTAATGAGACTGCGGATAAACTCACCATCGTCAATCCACAAAACCTTTATGATCCTTCGGCTAATGGCTATAGCGTATCAGTGATTGCGCCAGCTGGAACCCGGGTCGCCTATATATCTGGACA
The window above is part of the Pseudovibrio sp. Tun.PSC04-5.I4 genome. Proteins encoded here:
- a CDS encoding YafY family protein, coding for MSRSDRLIRLMQVLRRLPSPVTASRLALEMEISERSIYRDIQSLRSSGAIIDGEAGYGYTLTEDPSLPPMHFEADEVEALALGLHTVVKLGNSEFTYAAQNALVKLEASLPQSMRQRLRHATVGSHILRNTPTSEADFPGLRDAIWNEQAVCLDYLDLKDRLSKRKVWPLTIYFFSEVQALISWCCLREDFRMFRLDRIKSVEFLDEFFRPKRVGLLRDYFEREKECE